The Desulfobacterales bacterium genome contains a region encoding:
- a CDS encoding HPF/RaiA family ribosome-associated protein — protein sequence MELQIEARNIEMRKTWREKIEQEKVRLHRHHPGLVHHLRTTVEGTKHHKGGGYEFLIVASIPNDTVVVKKRGGQVRPLVTEAFDTLGLQLKELQRKKRQTLKTPEVDRFDTMGQADDTSLGE from the coding sequence ATGGAACTACAGATTGAAGCCCGTAACATCGAAATGCGCAAGACGTGGCGGGAAAAAATCGAACAGGAAAAAGTAAGACTGCATCGGCACCATCCGGGCCTGGTCCATCACCTGCGGACCACGGTCGAAGGCACCAAACACCACAAAGGAGGAGGTTACGAATTCCTGATCGTGGCGTCGATCCCCAACGACACGGTGGTGGTCAAGAAACGGGGCGGCCAGGTCCGGCCATTGGTAACCGAGGCATTCGACACCCTGGGCCTGCAGTTGAAGGAATTGCAACGCAAGAAAAGACAGACCCTTAAAACGCCAGAGGTTGACCGCTTCGACACCATGGGTCAGGCCGACGACACCAGCCTCGGCGAATAA
- the nadA gene encoding quinolinate synthase NadA, whose product MSSLKQIDISPRYLDERQEVLADRIMARKKELGDQLLILCHHYQQEAVFRFADMTGDSLKLAKHAAVAGDRSYIVFCGVHFMAESADILTTDEQSVMLPDLRAGCPMADMATSDEVSWAWRELEDIGINDCIPVTYVNSSARIKAFVGAHGGSVCTSSNAERVLTWALKQGNKIFFLPDEHLGRNSAHALGITGDEVVLWQRGKPLGGNSAEALQKARVLLWDGYCTVHMQFRAEHIRHWRETDPEVRVIVHPECTNQVVNAADFYGSTEQIIKRVSESPAGSKWAIGTEINLVNRLAARHPDKSIHSLAPFQCLCSTMYRIKPGYLLWVLDNLVAGTTVNRIIVDHQTAELARIALDRMLRI is encoded by the coding sequence ATGTCCTCTTTAAAACAAATCGATATCAGCCCCAGGTACCTGGATGAACGGCAAGAGGTCCTGGCGGACCGCATCATGGCCAGAAAAAAAGAACTGGGCGACCAACTGCTGATCCTGTGCCACCATTACCAGCAGGAGGCGGTCTTCCGTTTCGCCGATATGACCGGCGATTCGCTGAAACTGGCCAAACACGCCGCGGTTGCCGGGGACCGGTCCTACATCGTCTTCTGCGGGGTTCATTTCATGGCCGAGTCCGCCGATATCCTCACCACCGACGAGCAGAGCGTGATGCTCCCGGACCTGCGGGCCGGCTGTCCCATGGCCGATATGGCCACCAGCGACGAGGTATCCTGGGCCTGGCGGGAACTGGAGGATATCGGCATCAACGACTGTATCCCGGTGACCTATGTCAACTCCTCGGCCAGGATCAAGGCCTTTGTCGGCGCGCACGGCGGCTCGGTCTGCACCTCGTCCAATGCCGAACGGGTACTGACCTGGGCCCTGAAACAAGGCAATAAGATTTTTTTCTTGCCGGACGAACACCTGGGCCGCAACTCCGCCCATGCCCTGGGCATCACCGGGGACGAGGTGGTACTCTGGCAGCGGGGCAAACCCCTGGGCGGCAACAGCGCGGAGGCGTTGCAAAAAGCCCGGGTGCTGCTCTGGGACGGCTACTGCACCGTACACATGCAGTTCAGGGCCGAGCACATTCGCCACTGGCGGGAAACCGATCCAGAGGTGCGGGTCATCGTCCATCCGGAATGCACCAACCAGGTGGTCAACGCTGCGGACTTTTACGGATCCACCGAACAGATCATCAAACGGGTGAGCGAATCCCCGGCCGGCTCCAAATGGGCCATCGGCACCGAGATCAATCTGGTCAACCGGCTGGCGGCCCGACACCCGGACAAATCGATCCATTCCCTGGCACCGTTCCAGTGCCTCTGCTCCACCATGTACCGGATCAAGCCCGGCTATCTGCTCTGGGTCCTGGACAATCTTGTTGCCGGCACAACGGTCAACCGGATCATTGTTGACCACCAGACCGCCGAGTTGGCCAGAATCGCCCTGGACCGGATGTTGAGGATATAG
- a CDS encoding outer membrane beta-barrel protein → MNSIAAPTHEPRLAASASSRRKYFYPVIISLLMTAVLQPGWPPAPARAGTAKIIISPLLVVNPRWDSNYYKSDTGEQAAMILLVQPGLDLQAETEKSSLSLHYTLDSYTYSGLDQNLDFIGHTFDLAAETRTKSENLTARLRDTFFKSRDPASLDLVNNSVSKEEFNLNSFAPEVLYRYGLSSFRLGYTNVLLDYDNVAKEDSVENRGTFEWKYELDKINAVGLNYQYWRRDYGLTTSDYRSSQLKAVYTHTGKSFTIDLGAGRQNRSFDASNLAARDSFSWNVAVDWRSPERTMVELRLDGKENDLGPGNSYYQATKLSLRADHAVSDEFTVGFAGSFQRSDYELSTRVDDTFAVEGAVGYKLTRWLAVAVVAGHESRDSNLAGAGYINNYGLLMFRFVYPVGSGRSGGA, encoded by the coding sequence GTGAACAGTATAGCCGCCCCGACGCATGAGCCACGCCTTGCCGCGTCGGCATCCTCCCGGAGGAAATATTTTTATCCGGTAATCATTTCCTTGCTGATGACCGCCGTTCTGCAACCGGGCTGGCCGCCGGCCCCGGCCCGGGCCGGGACAGCGAAGATCATCATTTCCCCGCTGCTGGTGGTGAACCCCCGCTGGGACAGCAACTATTATAAGAGCGACACCGGCGAGCAGGCGGCCATGATCCTCCTGGTCCAGCCCGGCCTTGATCTACAGGCAGAGACCGAGAAGAGCAGCCTGTCCCTTCACTATACGCTTGACTCGTATACCTATTCCGGCCTGGACCAGAATCTCGACTTTATCGGCCATACCTTTGATCTGGCCGCGGAAACACGGACAAAGTCGGAAAATCTGACAGCAAGGTTGAGGGACACCTTTTTCAAATCCAGGGACCCGGCCTCCCTGGATCTGGTCAACAACTCCGTTTCCAAGGAAGAGTTCAATCTGAACAGTTTTGCACCCGAGGTGCTCTATCGATACGGGCTCTCATCCTTTCGCCTGGGATACACCAATGTTCTGCTTGACTATGATAATGTTGCCAAGGAAGACTCGGTTGAAAACCGTGGGACCTTTGAATGGAAATATGAGTTGGATAAAATCAATGCCGTTGGCCTCAACTATCAATACTGGCGCCGGGATTACGGTCTTACCACCAGCGACTACCGGTCCAGTCAGTTAAAGGCGGTCTACACTCATACCGGCAAATCATTTACCATCGATCTCGGCGCCGGCCGGCAGAACAGGAGCTTTGACGCCAGCAATCTGGCGGCCCGCGATTCCTTTTCCTGGAATGTTGCCGTGGACTGGAGGAGTCCGGAAAGGACCATGGTCGAACTCCGGCTGGACGGCAAGGAAAACGATCTCGGTCCGGGCAACAGCTACTACCAGGCGACAAAGCTCTCCCTGCGGGCCGACCACGCTGTTTCGGATGAGTTCACCGTGGGTTTTGCCGGATCGTTTCAGCGCAGTGACTACGAACTTTCAACCCGTGTTGACGACACCTTTGCCGTGGAAGGCGCGGTCGGCTACAAACTGACCAGATGGCTTGCCGTTGCCGTTGTGGCGGGCCATGAAAGTCGTGATTCGAACCTGGCCGGTGCTGGCTATATCAACAACTACGGTTTGCTGATGTTCCGCTTTGTTTATCCCGTCGGTTCAGGACGTTCCGGGGGGGCCTGA
- a CDS encoding TVP38/TMEM64 family protein — translation MRNNLGPKIALVLAIGVLVAVFHIFDLGQYLTLSFLKESQQRFADLYASHRVPVVAGYMVIYIVVTGLSLPGAAIMTLAGGALFGLRVGTLAVSFASTIGATLACLVSRFLLREWVQEKFGDKLGPVNAGIDKEGGFYLFTLRLVPIFPFFVINMAMGITRMPLFTYYWVSQLGMLPATLVFVNAGRELGRIDSLSGILSPRLIISFVILGLFPVTVKKLLALYTTRRQLEK, via the coding sequence GTGCGGAATAATCTCGGCCCGAAGATCGCGCTGGTACTGGCCATTGGTGTGCTGGTGGCGGTTTTCCATATCTTTGACCTGGGCCAGTATCTCACCCTCTCTTTTCTCAAGGAGTCCCAGCAGCGATTCGCCGATCTCTACGCATCCCACCGGGTTCCGGTGGTTGCCGGATATATGGTGATCTATATCGTGGTCACCGGGCTGTCCCTGCCCGGGGCGGCAATCATGACCCTGGCCGGCGGCGCCCTGTTCGGTCTCCGGGTCGGTACGCTGGCGGTCTCCTTTGCCAGCACCATCGGCGCGACGCTTGCCTGTCTGGTGTCCCGTTTTCTTCTGCGTGAGTGGGTACAGGAGAAATTCGGTGACAAACTGGGTCCTGTTAATGCCGGGATCGACAAGGAGGGCGGCTTCTATCTCTTCACCCTGCGGCTGGTGCCGATCTTTCCCTTCTTTGTGATCAACATGGCCATGGGGATTACCCGGATGCCGCTTTTCACCTATTACTGGGTGTCCCAGCTGGGGATGCTGCCGGCCACCCTGGTCTTTGTCAACGCGGGCAGGGAACTGGGCCGGATCGACTCCCTGTCCGGCATTCTTTCGCCAAGGCTGATCATCTCCTTTGTGATCCTCGGGCTTTTTCCGGTTACGGTCAAGAAGCTGCTGGCCCTGTACACCACCCGCCGGCAGTTGGAAAAGTAA
- a CDS encoding DEAD/DEAH box helicase yields the protein MKFSELELKPEVMRAVTRMGYTDLTPIQEQTFALIRAGRDIMALAETGSGKTSACGIPLAEMVDPHGPGIQALILVPTRELALQYVDELDLIGRRTGISPFAIYGGFSMNIQKAKLADGVQILVATPGRLIDHLYNSDLTLESVRTVVLDEADEMLKMGFVEDVRFILSCIVAEHQTLLFSATMPDEVDDLANTFLRDPVRIQLNREEVSPQSITHRFRLLADKERLPVLKQYLAEENPRQVIIFCNSKRNVELLFRKLKNSVESLEYIHGGLDQSKRTSIFNRFKRGKTRVMIATDVAGRGLDFSRVSHIINYDFPHTAENYIHRTGRTGRMGNVGTAISLVSSRDLFMLQRLFKEKHIQPVWDGQAPDFKRIRSGGQRRRGPGSGRPGPRRDQGRR from the coding sequence ATGAAATTCAGCGAACTTGAACTTAAACCGGAAGTGATGCGGGCGGTGACCAGGATGGGTTATACCGACCTGACCCCGATCCAGGAACAGACCTTTGCCCTGATCCGGGCGGGACGGGACATCATGGCCCTGGCCGAGACCGGTTCCGGCAAGACCAGCGCCTGCGGCATCCCCCTGGCCGAGATGGTCGATCCGCACGGGCCCGGCATCCAGGCCCTGATCCTGGTGCCGACCCGCGAGCTTGCCCTGCAGTATGTGGACGAGCTTGATCTCATCGGCAGGCGTACCGGAATTTCGCCCTTTGCCATCTACGGCGGTTTTTCAATGAACATCCAGAAGGCCAAGCTGGCCGACGGGGTCCAGATCCTGGTGGCCACCCCGGGCCGGCTGATCGACCATCTCTACAACAGCGATCTCACCCTTGAGTCGGTCCGCACCGTGGTCCTGGACGAGGCCGATGAGATGCTGAAAATGGGGTTTGTCGAGGATGTCCGTTTCATCCTCTCCTGTATCGTGGCCGAGCACCAGACCCTGCTCTTTTCCGCGACCATGCCCGATGAAGTGGATGATCTGGCCAACACCTTTCTGCGTGATCCGGTCCGGATCCAGTTGAACCGCGAGGAGGTCTCACCCCAGTCGATTACCCACCGTTTCCGGCTGCTGGCCGACAAGGAACGGCTGCCGGTCCTGAAACAGTACCTGGCAGAGGAAAATCCCCGCCAGGTAATCATCTTCTGCAACTCCAAACGCAACGTCGAGTTGCTCTTCCGTAAGCTGAAGAATTCGGTGGAGTCCCTGGAGTATATCCACGGCGGCCTTGATCAGAGTAAGCGGACCTCGATCTTCAACCGTTTCAAGCGGGGCAAGACCAGGGTGATGATCGCCACCGACGTGGCCGGCCGCGGCCTTGACTTCTCCCGGGTCAGCCATATCATTAATTATGATTTTCCGCACACGGCCGAGAACTATATCCATCGCACCGGTCGCACCGGCCGGATGGGCAATGTCGGGACGGCCATCTCCCTGGTCTCTTCAAGGGATCTGTTCATGTTGCAGCGACTCTTTAAGGAAAAACATATCCAGCCGGTATGGGACGGCCAGGCGCCTGATTTCAAGCGGATTCGCTCCGGTGGACAGCGGCGGCGGGGCCCAGGTTCCGGCCGGCCCGGCCCGCGCCGCGACCAGGGCCGCCGTTAA
- the metF gene encoding methylenetetrahydrofolate reductase [NAD(P)H], which produces MPWDEEGHMLVKDILNTNKISMSFEFFPPKQAEDWEKLFATISDLIPLAPAYVSVTYGAGGSTRDRTHNLVVRIQKETDLTVVSHLTCVGSTRDEIRTILENYARNGVENILALRGDLPKGEKEWRQPENGFAYAADLVAFIKEQFPRMGVGVAGFPEGHPETQNRLKEIEYLKAKVDAGADYIVSQLFFDNRDFYDFRERCELAGIHVPIIAGIMPISTRRGMIRMAELAEGARFPARLLKAVDRAESDDYVEKVGVHWATEQVRDLIDNNVRGIHFYTLNSSRASLRLYESLGISSSEQLFI; this is translated from the coding sequence ATGCCCTGGGATGAAGAAGGACATATGCTGGTAAAGGACATTCTCAACACCAATAAGATATCCATGAGCTTCGAGTTTTTTCCGCCCAAGCAGGCGGAGGACTGGGAAAAACTCTTTGCAACCATCTCCGACCTGATTCCACTGGCTCCGGCCTATGTGAGCGTGACCTACGGCGCCGGCGGCTCCACCCGCGACCGGACCCATAACCTGGTGGTGCGGATCCAGAAAGAGACTGATCTGACCGTGGTCTCCCATCTCACCTGCGTTGGTTCCACCCGGGACGAGATCCGGACGATTCTGGAGAACTATGCCAGGAACGGGGTGGAAAATATCCTGGCCTTAAGGGGCGACCTGCCCAAGGGTGAGAAGGAGTGGCGCCAGCCGGAAAACGGCTTTGCCTATGCCGCTGACCTGGTGGCCTTTATCAAGGAACAGTTTCCCCGCATGGGCGTTGGGGTGGCCGGATTTCCCGAGGGCCATCCCGAGACCCAGAACCGGTTGAAGGAGATCGAATATCTTAAGGCAAAGGTCGATGCCGGGGCCGATTATATCGTCAGCCAGCTTTTTTTCGACAACCGGGATTTCTACGATTTCCGCGAGCGGTGCGAATTGGCCGGGATCCATGTGCCGATCATTGCCGGCATCATGCCGATCAGCACCAGGCGCGGGATGATCCGGATGGCCGAACTGGCCGAGGGGGCCCGATTCCCGGCCCGGCTGCTCAAGGCGGTGGACCGGGCTGAAAGCGACGACTATGTTGAAAAGGTGGGGGTGCACTGGGCCACCGAGCAGGTGCGGGACCTCATTGACAACAATGTGCGGGGCATTCATTTCTATACCCTGAACAGCTCCCGGGCCTCACTGCGGCTGTATGAGTCCCTGGGCATCAGCTCCTCTGAACAACTTTTTATATGA
- the glk gene encoding glucokinase: protein MREADLFLTGDIGGTKTALAVVSTTIGPREPVVTETFVSTEYPDLESVAAPFLAQVGLSVGHACFGVAGPVAGERADITNLPWRIDARRLAATLRIPRVRLINDLAATAQAIPFLVPSDLMPLSRGQGDPRGAMAVIAPGTGLGEAFLTRTHAGWQVHGSEGGHADFSPISVVEVELLRHLQTRFEHVSFEHLCSGRGLANIYGFFKTSGIYPEPDWLTAALEAAADPAPVIVASALDLEKECPICTATLELFATILAAEAGNLCLKVLATGGVFLAGGILPRILPLLQTPRFLETFRSKGKMTALLGRVPLQIITNPRAALLGAAYYGMDAERAGAE from the coding sequence ATGAGGGAAGCAGACCTGTTTCTTACCGGTGATATCGGCGGCACCAAGACGGCCCTGGCCGTGGTCTCGACAACAATAGGACCCCGGGAGCCGGTGGTGACCGAGACCTTTGTCAGCACTGAATATCCGGACCTTGAAAGCGTGGCCGCCCCCTTTCTTGCCCAGGTCGGACTGTCAGTGGGCCACGCCTGTTTCGGGGTGGCCGGGCCGGTGGCGGGGGAGCGGGCCGATATCACCAATCTGCCGTGGCGGATCGATGCCCGCCGGCTTGCAGCCACGTTGCGGATTCCAAGGGTCCGGTTGATCAACGATCTGGCGGCCACTGCCCAGGCAATACCTTTTCTGGTACCCAGCGACCTGATGCCCTTGAGCCGCGGCCAGGGTGACCCCCGGGGGGCCATGGCGGTGATCGCCCCGGGCACCGGCCTGGGCGAGGCCTTCCTTACCCGCACCCACGCCGGGTGGCAGGTGCACGGTTCCGAGGGCGGTCATGCGGATTTCTCGCCCATCTCGGTGGTGGAGGTGGAACTCTTGCGCCATCTCCAGACCCGGTTCGAGCATGTCAGTTTCGAGCATCTCTGTTCCGGCCGCGGTCTGGCCAATATATACGGGTTCTTCAAGACGAGCGGTATCTATCCCGAGCCGGACTGGCTGACCGCCGCGCTTGAGGCGGCCGCTGATCCGGCCCCGGTGATCGTTGCCAGTGCCCTTGATCTGGAAAAAGAGTGCCCGATCTGCACTGCCACCCTGGAGCTTTTTGCAACCATCCTGGCGGCCGAGGCCGGCAATCTCTGTCTCAAGGTGCTGGCAACCGGCGGGGTCTTTCTGGCTGGCGGCATCCTGCCCCGGATTCTGCCCTTGCTGCAAACACCCCGCTTTCTCGAAACCTTTCGGAGCAAGGGAAAGATGACCGCCCTGCTCGGCCGGGTGCCGTTGCAGATCATCACCAATCCCCGGGCCGCCCTGCTGGGCGCGGCCTATTATGGAATGGACGCGGAGCGGGCGGGTGCGGAATAA
- a CDS encoding polysaccharide biosynthesis/export family protein, whose translation MKSASRFLSRIFGSSFLCYQAAAGRNHSLLPGFILLFLFSVLSGPGTVSAQDQDYRFGPRDVIRVSVYAGGEEQVSADLTVSASGRITVPMLGTIDAGGMTVGELEKSLHETFNRDFFVDPQITVAIKEYHSLSYYISGSVARPGLYELTRSPTILELIAKAGGLVAHHGQTAYIMRDLHDKEKSRPIVLELQPLLYKGDMTNNLRLRTGDVIHIPLETEVDQASNSIYVEGEVVKPGVYAFQPGITALGACIKAGGFNKYAAPNRTRIIRKGDNGRQVIEINLDEVKKGKARDIELMAGDLIHVPETWL comes from the coding sequence ATGAAAAGCGCATCACGGTTCCTGAGCCGTATCTTCGGGTCTTCTTTCCTCTGTTATCAAGCGGCAGCAGGGAGGAATCATTCCTTGTTGCCGGGATTCATCCTCCTGTTTCTTTTTTCTGTTCTCTCCGGTCCTGGTACTGTTTCCGCCCAGGATCAGGACTATCGTTTCGGACCCCGGGATGTGATCAGGGTGTCGGTTTATGCCGGAGGCGAGGAACAGGTGAGTGCCGACCTCACTGTTTCCGCCTCCGGCCGGATTACCGTACCCATGCTGGGAACAATTGATGCCGGCGGAATGACGGTGGGCGAGTTGGAAAAGTCCCTCCATGAGACGTTTAACCGCGATTTTTTCGTTGATCCTCAGATTACGGTGGCAATCAAGGAGTACCACAGTCTGTCCTATTACATCTCCGGCTCGGTGGCCAGGCCGGGGCTCTACGAACTGACCCGGTCACCGACCATCCTGGAATTGATCGCCAAGGCCGGCGGCCTGGTGGCGCATCACGGTCAGACCGCCTATATCATGCGTGACCTGCATGACAAGGAAAAGAGCCGGCCCATTGTTCTGGAGCTGCAACCCCTGCTCTACAAGGGGGACATGACCAACAACCTGCGGCTGCGGACCGGGGATGTGATCCATATCCCCCTGGAAACAGAGGTGGACCAGGCCAGCAATTCCATCTACGTGGAAGGCGAGGTGGTAAAGCCCGGGGTCTATGCCTTCCAGCCGGGTATCACCGCTCTGGGAGCCTGCATCAAGGCCGGCGGGTTCAACAAGTATGCCGCGCCCAACCGGACCAGGATTATCCGCAAGGGCGACAACGGCCGGCAGGTCATTGAAATCAACCTTGATGAAGTTAAAAAAGGAAAGGCCCGGGACATTGAACTCATGGCCGGGGATCTGATCCACGTACCGGAGACCTGGCTGTAA
- a CDS encoding GAF domain-containing protein — MTPIKWLPEISLEKTSLYYRLNVLFWLIFLYPVLVFVYYAWRYDFLTDPLLVPFVLLVLFFALIGFTALRKLFDRIINISTELSARIGKIEADADEPLFDLPDEEEDSELQRIISSVNSIEARLVNITGRLEEKSSEVSILKELADLCYVTLDPAEILYVTLERALLLTNSDIGSVMIIDKTEPKSFVVKASIGLGERVKIGDRLDFDKSIAKYAVINKSPLVIEDIEKDTRFGRSNRPGYATKSFICLPIKTINDIIGVLTISRKQEAAPFKNEDVEALIPLLSNAAFTYENIRLLQQLEQNRRNRAFVDKVFKVLGSSLRGSELLHTILNELRQIVPFSLALVLLRAQDRRHGFTVSDMLATTPTDIAVGSTHSAQGSIIDTVLRQESMLIIDDTSQLTGNADKQLFHGKDGKTSGLIVPLSINGRGHGVLVLAAPEAQLLRDNRLLLEWTANVLSLALRHNQLTAAVIKRDQEMKTIRQIGDALASSTFDISKVLQYTMEMIRESMDVEAGVLFLLEDNELKLASGFNIDVEALKSLRLKLGEGIAGSVAARGESMLVNDTGKSSHFSPEIDKVARFTTTSALCVPIISQGQVVGVIEVLNKTSNGFDDNDKALLHSISSSVSIAVENSRLYKETVSLAEHERGIRQVFQKFVPREVVDQITRAGAGQAMLDEFKTLTLLNIDLRSFSDLTRQIGPQKTVSLLNHFFSVMGTIVFKHHGIVDKYLGDGFLAIFGAPASSSMDAENAVVAALEMQAAVGAVNDYFIKELGASVSIGISIHTGEVVVGNIGFDMKMDYTVIGDPVNAVFRIQEMTKTYRNGILVGEDTCRAARSALDLRETGKTVGDRKVLELLGMKNGK, encoded by the coding sequence ATGACCCCGATAAAATGGCTGCCTGAAATCTCCCTGGAAAAGACGAGCCTCTATTATCGGCTTAACGTCCTGTTCTGGCTCATTTTTCTCTACCCGGTACTGGTCTTTGTCTACTATGCCTGGCGCTATGATTTTCTCACTGACCCGCTGCTGGTCCCTTTTGTACTCCTGGTCCTGTTCTTCGCCCTGATCGGCTTCACCGCCCTGCGCAAGCTCTTTGACCGGATCATCAATATTTCCACCGAACTCTCCGCCCGGATCGGCAAAATCGAGGCCGATGCCGACGAACCCCTCTTCGATCTTCCGGATGAAGAGGAAGACAGCGAGCTGCAACGGATCATCTCCTCGGTCAACTCCATTGAAGCACGACTGGTGAACATCACCGGAAGACTGGAGGAAAAATCCTCAGAGGTATCCATCCTCAAGGAGCTTGCCGACCTCTGCTACGTTACCCTGGACCCCGCCGAGATCCTCTACGTCACCCTGGAACGGGCCCTGCTGCTTACCAACTCCGACATCGGCTCGGTGATGATCATCGACAAGACCGAGCCCAAATCCTTTGTGGTCAAGGCGAGTATCGGGCTGGGCGAACGGGTCAAAATCGGCGATCGCCTTGATTTTGACAAGAGCATTGCCAAATATGCGGTGATCAACAAATCGCCCCTGGTCATCGAGGACATTGAGAAAGACACCCGCTTCGGCAGAAGCAACCGGCCCGGCTATGCCACCAAGTCGTTCATCTGCCTGCCGATCAAGACCATCAACGATATCATCGGCGTACTCACCATCTCCCGCAAGCAGGAGGCCGCCCCCTTCAAAAACGAGGACGTGGAGGCGCTGATCCCGCTGTTGAGCAATGCCGCCTTTACCTATGAGAACATCCGTCTTCTGCAACAACTTGAACAGAACCGCCGCAACCGCGCCTTTGTCGACAAGGTCTTCAAGGTGCTGGGCTCCAGCCTCAGGGGCAGTGAGTTGCTCCACACCATCCTGAACGAACTCCGGCAGATCGTTCCCTTCTCCCTGGCCCTGGTGCTGCTCCGCGCCCAAGACCGGCGGCACGGCTTCACGGTAAGCGACATGCTGGCCACCACCCCCACGGACATTGCCGTCGGCTCCACCCATTCCGCCCAAGGCTCGATCATCGACACGGTGCTGCGCCAGGAATCAATGCTGATCATCGACGACACCAGCCAACTGACCGGCAATGCGGACAAGCAACTCTTCCACGGCAAGGATGGAAAGACATCCGGCCTGATCGTCCCGCTGTCGATCAACGGCAGGGGCCACGGGGTCCTGGTCCTGGCCGCCCCGGAGGCCCAACTCCTGCGCGACAACCGCCTTCTGCTCGAATGGACCGCCAATGTCCTCTCGCTGGCCCTCCGGCACAACCAGCTGACCGCCGCGGTGATCAAGCGGGACCAGGAGATGAAGACCATCCGGCAGATCGGCGACGCCCTGGCCTCATCCACCTTTGACATCAGCAAGGTGCTTCAGTACACCATGGAGATGATCCGGGAGAGTATGGATGTCGAGGCCGGGGTGCTCTTTCTCCTGGAGGACAATGAACTCAAGCTGGCCTCGGGCTTCAACATCGACGTGGAGGCGCTCAAATCCCTCCGCCTCAAACTGGGAGAGGGGATCGCCGGCTCGGTGGCGGCCCGGGGCGAGTCAATGCTGGTCAACGATACCGGAAAATCCAGCCACTTCTCGCCTGAGATCGACAAGGTCGCCAGATTCACCACCACTTCCGCTCTCTGCGTGCCGATCATCTCCCAGGGCCAGGTGGTCGGGGTGATCGAGGTACTCAACAAGACCAGCAACGGTTTTGACGACAACGACAAGGCCCTGCTCCACTCCATCTCCTCCTCGGTGTCCATTGCCGTTGAGAACTCGAGGCTCTACAAGGAAACGGTCTCCCTGGCCGAGCATGAGCGGGGGATCAGGCAGGTGTTCCAGAAATTCGTGCCCCGGGAGGTGGTGGACCAGATCACCCGGGCCGGGGCCGGCCAGGCGATGCTGGACGAATTCAAGACCCTGACCCTGCTCAATATCGACCTGCGGAGCTTCTCGGACCTTACCCGGCAGATCGGTCCCCAGAAGACAGTGTCGCTGTTGAACCACTTCTTCTCGGTAATGGGCACCATTGTCTTCAAGCACCACGGCATTGTTGACAAATACCTGGGCGACGGCTTCCTGGCCATCTTCGGGGCCCCGGCCTCAAGCTCGATGGACGCGGAAAACGCGGTGGTCGCGGCCCTGGAGATGCAGGCGGCGGTGGGGGCGGTCAACGATTATTTCATCAAGGAACTGGGCGCCTCGGTTTCCATCGGCATCAGCATCCATACCGGCGAGGTGGTGGTGGGCAATATCGGTTTTGATATGAAGATGGACTACACGGTGATCGGCGACCCGGTCAATGCGGTGTTCCGCATCCAGGAGATGACCAAGACCTACCGGAACGGAATCCTGGTGGGCGAGGACACCTGCCGCGCGGCCCGTTCGGCCCTTGATCTCCGGGAAACCGGCAAGACCGTCGGCGACCGCAAGGTCCTTGAACTGCTGGGCATGAAGAATGGGAAATAA